In Helianthus annuus cultivar XRQ/B chromosome 3, HanXRQr2.0-SUNRISE, whole genome shotgun sequence, a single window of DNA contains:
- the LOC110929628 gene encoding exopolygalacturonase, with protein sequence MRSKSCLVFAIFMFIAIVQAEVFDITKLGAKPDGEISEALNGAWTKACAATEPSQLIVPKGRFLLNVVEFKGPCKAPIEVKIDGTLIGPEDPVVIPKGVQWITFSYVTGLTLSGSGMVDGVGAAMAWAINDPKSTAKKGSSLQYNLSFNFVKDSLITGITTKDSKNFHVNLMTCTNVTFDNFHISAPAESPNTDGIHIGWSKNITIKNSIIETGDDCVSIGDGCENLNIEGVKCGPGHGISVGSLGRNTGEKPVIGVYVKNCSFVETENGVRIKTWPDSQPGEVTEMHFEDLTMEKVNNPIIIEQEYCPHNECKKDTPSKVKVHNVYIKNVKGTSNTPEVVKLRCSKANNGCENVHISDINLTYDGPAGKAIQQCHNVNPVYEGELNPPGCAAA encoded by the exons ATGAGATCCAAATCATGTCTAGTTTTCGCCATTTTCATGTTCATAGCCATCGTGCAGGCTGAAGTTTTCGATATCACGAAATTGGGGGCAAAGCCGGATGGGGAGATTAGTGAG GCTCTTAATGGTGCATGGACCAAGGCATGTGCTGCAACCGAACCAAGCCAATTGATCGTTCCAAAAGGTCGATTTCTATTGAACGTGGTCGAGTTTAAGGGACCATGTAAGGCACCAATCGAGGTTAAAATCGATGGAACTTTGATAGGTCCAGAAGATCCTGTGGTCATCCCAAAAGGTGTCCAATGGATTACATTTAGCTACGTAACAGGCTTGACATTATCAG GTTCGGGTATGGTAGATGGTGTTGGAGCAGCTATGGCATGGGCAATAAATGACCCGAAATCAACTGCCAAAAAAGGCTCATCCCTTCAATat AATCTTAGCTTTAATTTCGTCAAGGATTCTTTGATAACGGGAATAACTACAAAGGATAGCAAAAACTTTCACGTAAATTTGATGACATGTACGAATGTAACGTTTGATAACTTCCACATAAGCGCACCAGCAGAGAGCCCCAACACGGATGGAATCCACATCGGGTGGTCTAAAAACATCACAATTAAGAATTCCATTATTGAAACGGGTGATGATTGTGTGTCGATTGGCGACGGATGTGAAAACTTGAACATAGAGGGAGTGAAATGTGGTCCGGGACATGGTATTAGTGTTGGAAGTTTGGGTAGAAACACGGGTGAGAAGCCGGTGATCGGGGTTTACGTGAAGAACTGCTCGTTTGTCGAGACGGAGAACGGTGTTCGGATTAAAACATGGCCTGATTCGCAGCCTGGAGAGGTTACTGAAATGCATTTTGAAGATCTTACTATGGAGAAAGTTAACAACCCTATTATCATTGAGCAAGAATATTGCCCTCATAATGAATGCAAAAAAGAT ACTCCATCGAAGGTTAAGGTTCACAATGTTTACATCAAGAATGTTAAGGGAACTTCGAATACGCCAGAAGTTGTGAAGCTTAGATGCAGCAAGGCTAATAACGGATGTGAGAATGTGCACATTTCTGACATCAATTTGACATATGATGGTCCTGCAGGCAAAGCAATTCAACAATGCCATAACGTGAACCCGGTTTATGAAGGCGAACTTAACCCCCCAGGCTGCGCCGCGGCTTGA
- the LOC110927971 gene encoding uncharacterized protein LOC110927971 isoform X2, whose translation MRHVQFHQTYRGMQAGQFQRPMAAMPEIEDEGNHRFVIFIHMATIRCKGTYYKHLQDGKEDSSRMCLMVGTLFATLFHRVFANNQCYFVVMENKHKVQRVL comes from the exons ATGAG ACATGTGCAATTCCACCAGACATATAGGGGAATGCAAGCTGGTCAGTTCCAACGCCCGATGGCTGCTATGCCTGAAATTGAAGATGAAGGAAACCATAGATTCGTCATTTTCATCCATATGGCCACT ATCAGGTGTAAAGGTACCTACTACAAACATTTGCAAGATGGAAAAGAGGATTCTTCTAGGATGTGTCTCATGGTAGGCACATTGTTCGCAACATTGTTTCACAG GGTATTTGCAAACAACCAATGCTACTTTGTGGTGATGGAAAACAAACACAAAGTTCAACGCGTTTTATGA
- the LOC110927971 gene encoding uncharacterized protein LOC110927971 isoform X1, whose translation MSYGCDEFIRMTVNWMLMLTWHGRHVQFHQTYRGMQAGQFQRPMAAMPEIEDEGNHRFVIFIHMATIRCKGTYYKHLQDGKEDSSRMCLMVGTLFATLFHRVFANNQCYFVVMENKHKVQRVL comes from the exons ATGTCTTATGGCTGTGATGAATTCATACGTATGACTGTAAATTGGATGTTGATGTTGACTTGGCATGGCAG ACATGTGCAATTCCACCAGACATATAGGGGAATGCAAGCTGGTCAGTTCCAACGCCCGATGGCTGCTATGCCTGAAATTGAAGATGAAGGAAACCATAGATTCGTCATTTTCATCCATATGGCCACT ATCAGGTGTAAAGGTACCTACTACAAACATTTGCAAGATGGAAAAGAGGATTCTTCTAGGATGTGTCTCATGGTAGGCACATTGTTCGCAACATTGTTTCACAG GGTATTTGCAAACAACCAATGCTACTTTGTGGTGATGGAAAACAAACACAAAGTTCAACGCGTTTTATGA